The Ailuropoda melanoleuca isolate Jingjing chromosome 9, ASM200744v2, whole genome shotgun sequence genome includes a region encoding these proteins:
- the SLURP2 gene encoding secreted Ly-6/uPAR domain-containing protein 2 isoform X1 has protein sequence MRLLLGLLLAAALSLELARALNCHQCKGFGGCLHASRCPRGSNYCVSIATPGTGSAEPRGACPVYLLSTPGVPFSVIDLPLVTKSCYSGCPDVPTLGLGPHVSIVCCQFSLCNTD, from the exons ATGCGGCTGCTCCTTGGGCTCTTGCTGGCCGCTGCCTTGAGCCTGGAGCTGG CCCGAGCCTTGAATTGTCACCAGTGCAAGGGCTTCGGAGGGTGCCTCCATGCATCCAGATGCCCCCGGGGCTCCAACTACTGTGTCAGCATTGCCACCC CGGGCACAGGCAGCGCAGAGCCTCGGGGAGCTTGCCCGGTTTATCTTCTGTCCACCCCAGGAGTCCCCTTCAGCGTCATTGACCTGCCTCTGGTGACCAAGTCGTGCTACAGTGGCTGCCCGGACGTCCCCACCCTGGGCCTTGGCCCTCACGTGTCCATCGTCTGCTGCCAGTTTAGCCTCTGCAACACCGACtga
- the LYNX1 gene encoding ly-6/neurotoxin-like protein 1 isoform X2 — protein MWLWNIGATGRRSSEERPTAGAQSRTQGPRAAVLPVNQELLEGRGRLTASVPCPSPRLNCSPHHAHSVLSPPAMAPLLTLFLVALVGLPLGKLMGPGV, from the exons ATgtggttgtggaatatag GAGCAACTGGGAGGAGAAGCAGTGAGGAGAGACCCACCGCTGGGGCGCAGTCCCGCACTCAGGGCCCGAG GGCTGCAGTTCTTCCAGTAAACCaagagctcctggagggcaggggtcGTCTGACCGCCTCtgtgccctgccccagccccagactGAACTGTTCACCTCACCACGCCCACTCTGTCCTCTCACCTCCAGCCATGGCACCCCTGCTCACCCTGTTCCTGGTGGCCCTGGTGGGCCTTCCTCTGG GAAAGCTGATGGGACCTGGGGTCTga
- the SLURP2 gene encoding secreted Ly-6/uPAR domain-containing protein 2 isoform X2, with product MRLLLGLLLAAALSLELARALNCHQCKGFGGCLHASRCPRGSNYCVSIATRVPFSVIDLPLVTKSCYSGCPDVPTLGLGPHVSIVCCQFSLCNTD from the exons ATGCGGCTGCTCCTTGGGCTCTTGCTGGCCGCTGCCTTGAGCCTGGAGCTGG CCCGAGCCTTGAATTGTCACCAGTGCAAGGGCTTCGGAGGGTGCCTCCATGCATCCAGATGCCCCCGGGGCTCCAACTACTGTGTCAGCATTGCCACCC GAGTCCCCTTCAGCGTCATTGACCTGCCTCTGGTGACCAAGTCGTGCTACAGTGGCTGCCCGGACGTCCCCACCCTGGGCCTTGGCCCTCACGTGTCCATCGTCTGCTGCCAGTTTAGCCTCTGCAACACCGACtga
- the LYNX1 gene encoding ly-6/neurotoxin-like protein 1 isoform X1: MAPLLTLFLVALVGLPLAQALDCHVCAYNGENCFNPMRCPAMVTHCMTTRTYYTPTRMRVSKSCVPSCFETVYDGYSKHASSTSCCQYDLCNSAGLASPGGLAPILLAALWGLL; encoded by the exons ATGGCACCCCTGCTCACCCTGTTCCTGGTGGCCCTGGTGGGCCTTCCTCTGG cccaggctctggaCTGCCACGTGTGCGCCTACAACGGGGAGAACTGCTTCAACCCCATGCGCTGCCCGGCCATGGTCACCCACTGCATGACCACGCGTACTT ACTACACCCCGACCAGGATGAGGGTGAGCAAGTCCTGCGTGCCCAGCTGCTTCGAGACCGTGTACGATGGTTACTCCAAACACGCCTCTAGCACATCGTGCTGCCAGTACGACCTGTGCAACAGCGCCGGCCTCGCCAGCCCCGGGGGCCTGGCCCCCATCCTCCTGGCTGCCCTCTGGGGTCTGCTCTaa